From the Emys orbicularis isolate rEmyOrb1 chromosome 19, rEmyOrb1.hap1, whole genome shotgun sequence genome, the window TCACCCTAGCATCTgaatacatctacacagcaattaaacacttgCGGCTGGCCCCGGTCAGCAGACGCGGGCTTGTGGAGCTTGGGCTGAGGGGCTGCAGAATTGCTGTATAGTCACAAGGCGGGGGAAGgtgccagagcctgggctcctgcccgagcgtctacacagcaatttttagccctgctgcccaggccccatgagtccaagtcagctgatctgggccagctgcagccatgcttTGGGGCTTTTatttcagtgtagatgtatcctgagTGTCCGTTGATGCTTCTCAGTGTTGCTTATTTGCTTTTTAGTCTTCAGAATAACGCAGAGGACAGGGGGATTTGCACTCCCTGTTGATCATTGCATTTCTCATCCATGTTGCTGCCCATGTTACTCACGATACCAGATAATCGGGAGATTCTAGGACTACAGATTCTAGGATTCACCTCTGCAGGAATTAAGGTCACCGGTAACAGAAGCTCCCATCACAAGAGATTTTTAGGAAGCTTCAGGGGTGAAAAGCCCAAATTCACCTCTCTGGTAAAAGTCTTATTTTAATGAGACCGTGCAGAGCCTCCTCCAATTGCAATATGCTCAGCTCCCGCTTTGGATTGGGCAACCGGTTCTCAGAAGCCAAAGGCAATTTTCCATGGAGAAAGCAGATTTAGGGTGTAatcataggtgtgtgtgtgtggggaattgTGAAAGCTGTGCTATTATTTGGCATCCCCTAAAACGTTTGCCTGCCATGGGGCTTTACGAGGCAAGTTCCAGATAAAGATACAGATAAACGGTACCCATCCAGAATAAGGGGGAAATTAATGATTCACAGCGTCATTTAAAGAGAGATCATTTCAGACACCCTAAAAAAGTGCAAGGCATCTTAGTCAGAGAGAGTTACCAGGAGGCGTATGTGACattgttcttgttttgtttttttcccttctgcatTGCAGGGGCGTGTGACTGGGCAGGGTCATTGGCCAATTGAAGATCAAAATCTGTCAACCACACCAAGCTCAAGAACACAATAAGATCATATCCTCTGTCACACCCATGCAAGCCCAGCCCATCTCCCGAAGCAGCTAAAAGGGAGCATCCTGAGCACTGGATTCAGAGGGACTCACTTCCCTTCACTCTGCACCCATCTCCTTGCACCACAGAAACGGTGATTCTTCTCCTCTTCGTCTTCCACTCTGTTTAGAAGGAGCAGCCATGTATCTCCAGCCGTGCACGCCGTCTACTGGAGGCAGCAGAAGGAGCTACAGCTCATGCTCTGCCATTGgtgctggtggaggaggggggggcagaGTCAGGAGTAGCTACAGCTCCTATTCCTCCAGGGGCTATGGAGGTGGCGGACGCTGTGCAGGGTTTGGCAGCAGGAGTTTGCATGGTCTAGGCGGAGGTCCAAGGATTTCTTACGGTGGAGGATTTGGGTGCAGAGGTGGTGGCTTTGGTGGTGGCTATGGAGGTGGAGCGGGCGGCTATGGAGGTGGAGCGGGCGGCTTTGGAGGAGGACCGTGTGGCTTTGGAGGAGGAGCGGGCGGCTTTGGAGGAGGAGCGGGCGGCTTTGGAGGAGGAGCGGGCGGCTTTGGAGGAGGAGTGGGCTTTGGTGGACCTGGCTTTGGACCTGGCTTTGGACCTGGCTTTGGACCTGGCAGACCTGGGCAGCCTGGAGGCATCCAGCCCGTTCACGTTGACCCAAGCCTCCTGCAGCCGGTCAATGTGGAGATTGACCCCCATATCCAGCAAGTGAAAACTCAAGAGAAGGAGCAGATCAAGGTCCTCAACAACCAGTTTGCAGTATTCATCGACAAGGTGAGAAGTCAGGGCAGTAGGGGGGCACTTTGAATGGCTTTGTGTACTGCAGAAAGGGTGGTTTCTGTATTTCCATCTCAGTTTTGGTAAGAAAGGAAAATCGAGCAGTGATCAGAAATAGGCTAGAATTTCTCatccagagacagagagagatcaaAAGCTTCTCCTGCATGGGCCTTGCCATGGATTCAGCTACCCCAAGCTACTCTTTGGCTTTGAGCTGTAGGATGCTCCAGAAAGTCACGTTCAAGTCATCACAACATCTTTAGCATTCGCTAGCTGGTCTTACTACTGTGAATTTCTCTTTCCACATGGCCTCCTGTCAAATGCTACCTAATTTGATTATTAAATGACCCCTTTACAGTGGAAAACTAGGATTTCTAATTTGGCAGATCCTCAGCTTCAATGCAACTAGGACAGTTTACACTAGCTCAAGATCTGTCCCAGAATGTTTTCAGTGATGGAGCTCACTATTTCAGATTCTGTTTGGTTGCCATTCTGAGTTTTGACGGAATAGTCCTAAGTTATATTGCAAAGTGCTGGTTGGAGGGCAGTGAGCGGAAAGGGTCAGAAAGGTTTTTGCAAAAATCGGTTCtcctaaaattttcaaaaagttgaaacatttcaatGTGCTCAAAGATTTTGCAAAACAGGGTGAAAATGCAACTGAAATGTTCTGCTATTTGGTTTCAAATCCCCAAATGCCATCCATATCTTGAAATTTCATCAACCTTTCAAACTTTGATGACTTTGACCACCTTCGATATTACCATTCAACTGAGAAAGAACTCTCCTGTTTGCACAATGCAGCAGGATCTTTGAGTAGTGCCGCTCTTCCAAGTATTATAGGGAATACTTAATCCATCTGCTTTTTGGGTTTCAGGTCCGGTTCTTGGAACAACAAAATAAAGTTCTGGTCACCAAGTGGGAACTCTTACAACAGCAAGGCGGAACAATTATTAGGAAGGACTTATCGCCCTTGTTTGAGAATTTTATCCAAACCTTGAGGAGGAGACTAGATGGACTCCAAAATCAGAAGGGACAATTGCAGTCAGAACTGGAGAACATGCAGCAGTATGTCGAGGAGTACAAGCGCAAGTAAGTGCATTAAAAGAGTAAGAagcaaaatattaaattaaattaaaacatattACAGCTGTAGCAAACTCGATCAATCAATTTACTGTGCCTTCAGTGGTAAAGGGCAGGGGCTAGTTTTCACCATGCATAAACTCTTTGACACCAGTTATGGCTGAAAATCCCAACATGGCCTAATTTCAAACGCACAAATGGCAGAGAGGCACCTGACCCTGGgtagtcaatgggaattggaccACTAATTCCCATCTGTGGTTTGAAAATCACAAGAAGGCTAAAGCCCAAGaacagagaaacatttttattcactacttaagaaaaaaacccaccccattCTGTTTATAGGTATATAATAAGCCCTGAGTTCTAATGTTCTTTCTTATCCTGCTGTAAATCAGTTGTGTTACAGCAGTTCTTTTCTTAAGAGGGTGGCTGATGGGCTGTGGACCTCGAGGAAGAAGTGTGTTttgaggagggatctgaaggtGGAAAGGATGTAGGAGTGATGAATTGGATCCCATCTGGATGCTAGCAAGAAGGAGTTAGTGGTAATACAACATGAAGGGTCATTTGGATGCACATCTTTGGTGTAGTaaaatggggaagagaaggagatgaGAACAGAGAGTTAGACAGGTTCTCTGATTTAAATATCTAGATTATTTGATAttagacttgatttgaaccttaGTTGAGTCTAGCCTTTCTTTACTGGTAACTGAAGCAGCAAAACTCAAATAAACCCAGCTTGTCTCTTTACTTGAAACAGGTACGAAGACGAAATCAACAAGCGCACAGCTGCTGAGAATGAGTTTGTGGTGCTCAAGAAGGTGAGCAGTGATGCTAACTAAAGAAGGCGGTGGGAGGCTTTAAACAGGGGGTCAGCGGGATTCTGTCTTCAATGAAAATATAACCAATGACAATCATAATTAGAAGCAAAAAAAATGCCAGTTAGACACAGTCCTGCACCAAAATACCCGAGTTGCTACCACCTGTGTGTTACAACCCAATATCCACTTGTGATTGGGTAACTGAATTTGTCAGATGCCCAGAAAAATACATGTCTGCCTATGcaggtcaagtatcagggggtagccgtgttagtctgtatctacaaaaacaacaaggagtctggtggcaccttaaagactaacagatttatttgggcataagctttcgtgggtaaaaacctcggatgcatccgaagaagtgaggtttttacccacgaaagcttatgcccaaataaatctgttagtctttaaggtgccaccagactccttgttgcctATGCAGGTATTTCTATGGTGCCCATCACAGTGCTATCTGAGTGCCTGAcaaaaattaacacatttttgtgCCTTACAAGTCAGGTTTTCAGCTTCTCCACTTAATGTCCACAAAATCTTCCAAAGATGCTACATCACCTTGGTCTTATTGTAAGGGGTAATAAAATAACTAATCCTGAAGGTCCTGTTTTCCCCACACCTTTCTGAGCGCTACATTGGAAGCCCCAACAGCAGAACAGCTGTTTCTTGACAGGGAACACAGAATGCTATTTCTGCCATGCTCAACCATACCCAATGGGAGATTAAACAATTCACGGTATCTCTGATCTTTCCTTCAGGATGTGGATAATGCCTACATGGTTAAAGTAGAATTGGAAACAAGGGTGCAAGGTCTGACTGATGAAATCAACTTCTTGAGATTTGTATTTGAGGAGGTAAGGAGTCTTCCGTTTCCCTTGAGCAGCTGGTAATTGGGTGATGTAGATCCCTTCCAAAGAGGCTTGACTTTGATTAGCTACCAGGGTTGGGTTTCTCTTGGGTGATGGCTAGAGCTGTTGGAAActgacaatgatttttttttccttctgcaaaCATTTGTGCCAGAAAGTCTGACTCCATACAGATAGAGACTGACTCATTTCTAACCTGGAACCAAATGCCAGGCACCTGAAATCACCTTTAGGATgccagattttcagagctgctcagcacccacagcttctgctgaagtcaataggggctCCTTGTTTTTGAAAATCAGCCCATTTATTCGGAGCGTAAATATGGATCTAGAGGCCTAACTTTAAGCAAACATGTTTGATCATTGTAGCCGCAGACAAATGGACTGAACTCAAGGCTGGGGACCAGTTCTAGTCTCTGCTTTGTCACTGAAGGGCCTCAAGAATTCTTGGCACTTATTGTATAGCACTTCACAGACATTGGGTTAAACCGCGGCCCTAAtgaatcaatgggacttttgccattgagttTAATTATGCCAAGTTTTCACCCTTTGGCTTCAACTTCCTGAAATAAGTAGCCCAGTACTCCTGTAGTTCAGAAATGCTGACATGCTGTCTAATTACCAGGGCTGGTGGGGAAACGGGGAAATGTTTGTTAACAAATTTCCAAAATGCTTCTGTTTGGGAGTTCTTGAAAAAGGGCTGATTTCTCATATTTACATCTATTTTTGTAGAATACGCCAcattctccccaccccttcctttctgtttttgtataatgggggggaaaaggcaaatgttttcattttccagTTTCAACTGAAGAATGAAACTTGGCCACAAAAAGTTTTCTTTTTGAGACAAggctgtttattttcctttaagaATTTTGATCAGCTCTCATAATTGCTGTGACTTTAGAAACAAGCCAAGGACCTCTTTGTACCACCCTCATTTCTGAAAGATCTTCTCCTCCTCAGCTGTGTTTATTCTATGTCTGTTCTAAATGGAAGTAAACAGATCTCTATAGGTAGTCTTTAGACTGGAGAATAGGAAAAGGGGCAGAGATGGGAAATAACATGAAGGAAAGACACAGGAGAGAGATGACTAATGTTTTGGTGTTTTGCAGGAATTATCTCAGTTGCAGACGATAAGTCGTGACTTGTCAGTGGTTGTATCCATGGATAACAACAGACATCTAGATCTGGATGGCATCATTCAGGAAGTCCGAAATCAATATGAGATCATCGCTCAGAGAAGTAGAGCTGAGGCAGAGGCTTGGTACCAGTCCAGGGTAAGTAATCAAGCGGCTAAAGATACGTGGATGGTAAATATCGCTCACAGCTGATTCATAAATACAGCTCAGTTACAATGGAAGAACTACACATAGTAAGCAAATATTTACACCTATAGActtccaggcaggagctcccTTCTTACACACAATCCAAGAAGATCCATGGTTCATGTTTGTGCGCGAATTCTGAATAGAACCAAAGATGTGGAATGGGGTCATGGGGGCTTCACACTGCAGAGAACCATATTGTATTTCCCAAAGATCTCTGCATCTATGTAGGCGCCTAAAGGAGATACTATAGGCCAGTATGATGGGCAGCAgacacagcacagcagctgcctaaCAATTACCAAGTGTTCTGTAGGTATCAGCGATATGTGGTTCAGTGGTTGTTTTATTTCTGCCCATCAGTATGAAGAGCTGCAGAGCACAGCTGGAAGACACGGGGACAACTTGCGCAACACCAAGACAGAGATCCAAGAGCTAACGAGGAGTATCCAGAGAATGCGGGCTGAAATTGAAAGTGTGAAGAAGCAGGTATGGCTCGGGAACTTTTTATATGTATCAGTGCGGGGCTGGATCAGGGATAATATTCCCTTGGAATTCCAGGAGCAGCAGTAGAGTTCTGGAAGCCCTTTTGCAGCCTGCAGGCGTGGCATCTGCTGATTAAAAACACCAATGCTGGTTGAAGTCGGTGAAACTTGCAGATCTTTGAGAGTCAGCACTTGCTTGGAACGCATCTGCCTCCTTGGCGGGCTCCATCTCTCAGCACTTTGTAATATGGGGTAGTGTCGGGAATGGAGAGCCAAGCTCTCCTGGGGGCTGTTGAGTCACACTAGGCTGCTAATGCATACACAACGTGGAGACAGCcatttttttttgcgggggggtggggggggaatgaaaAAGTGAAATTTTCGTCAATGCCCCAGGCCGTTTTCCAGCCACACGTAGCTTTGGTGAATCCGATGATGAAGTAGGTCTAGAGTGGAATTTAGACATTGCCTTTCCTCTTTTGCAGATCGCAAATCTGCAGTCTGCCATCGCCGAGGCAGAGGAGAAGGGTGAGTTGGCCCTCAAGGATGCTAGGACAAAACTGGATGAGCTTGAACATGCCCTGCAGAAAGACAAGGGGGATCTGGCTAACTTATTGAAAGAGTACCAGGATCTGCTGAATGTCAAACTTGCCCTGGATATTGAGATCGCCATGTACAGGAAACTGCTGGAAGGAGAGGAGTCCAGGTAGGTGCATTGCCTGTTGGGATTTGTGTTTCAAATGGTTTCAAGTTCCCAGATTTGCTGGTAGGAGCTATTATAAGTGGGAAATAAAGAAATACTTAGCAACATCCTTTGCACTAAGGATGGGAAGTTCTCAAATGAGCAGGGCTCTGTGGAAACATGACCTGCTTTCCTGGATGAATGACCTATGTCCCTTTCCCTACACAGGATAGCCGGAGGTGGCCATGTGAATGTCTGTAAGTAGCTTGTGGTCTTCACGTTGATATATGTTGTTTGTATTTCCCTGGGGTTTGTGGGCTGCCCTTACGCTGACGGGGTGACCCTGTGCTTTTCTTGCAGCTGTCATTGGTGGAGGTGGAAGTGGAGGAGTCATCGGGGGTGGATTTGGCGGCGGAAGCGGAGGTGGCATCTGTGGTGGTGGATTCGGCGGTGGAAGCATAGGATTCGGCGGTGGAAGTGGAGGATTCGGCGGCGGAAGCGGAGGAGGGATCTGTGGCGGTGGATTCGGTGGAGGCGGAGGATTCAGTGGCGGAAGCGGAGTCGTCGTCTGTGGTGGTGGATACGGCGGCAGAACCGTTGGAGGTGGTGGCTTCTCTTCTGGAAGTGGAAGAGGCTATGGAGGTGGCGGCAGCGGCATCTGCTCCAGCGGCGGTTCCTCGGTCGTACGGCGATGCACCACGTCTTTCTCCACCAAATCCGGTTCAGGAGGGTACTGAGCACTGGAGCCAGGCCCCAGAAAGAAAGAAGCATCTTTTTATCTTCAATTGGCAGCAGCACAGCCCACCTAACCCAACTCTGGTATCCAGAAAAGAAACGAACTGTATCCCTTACAGCCCACACCCTCGAAACACCACCTGATCTCGACCGCATCTTCCCCGAAGGGAGGGCGGGAGCGACGCACCATCCTGGCAGCAACGCCTGCCGGGTTTAAGCCAAACATCCGTATCAATTGAAATGCACCCACCGATTAAATGTTATAAGACCCTGTAAAGTAATGCATCACTTGAGGATATCAATAAGCAGCGAGCTGATTTAGAGGAGGGAGAGCTCTGCCCCTCTGGGTGTGCTGTAGATTTTTGGCTGTTGTGGCTGTCAAGGGGTAATGTGTATAAAACTCAACTTTCCTTCTCTTTTCCTAGTGCTTCTTCCGAAATGGCTATGTTTTCTTGGGTGCTATTGTATTTCCTGTGCCTTGCATCTCCTATTTGCGTGCTTTACAAATAGGTCTGAGTTGCGGTAAATGTGGGGGAAAATTATAATCCACCTTCAGCTGAGTCGAGGAGTTAGAAATGTTTGTGTGGCTATCTAGACACGATAGGCTTCCCCTTAAGGAATGATTAGGCAGGTTTGTTATTTTGGGTATCCAAAGACAGGCTCTAACCAACATTCACCATAAACCAATTCCACTCATCCCCCATCCTCCTTTAGTTGCACCTGATTCCACCGGATGTATTTGTGCCTTTATTGTAAAGATAACAGAGCAAACTATTCACTGCAAAGCATTCTGTGATGTAGAATATACTGTACTGTCACCATTTACCTACCTTTCCTACTCATGGGGCATCCCATTTTCTTGGGGTGTGACCATTTTCAATAAACTGCAGACAAGTCAGATCATGTCTATGTGTCATTATTATTATACAAGACTGAATAGGTCTGTGGTCAGGATCCTGAATAAAAAGCAAGAGCTGTTCTTCTGGTTAAAAAATAGACATAAAACGATACTCTGGGCAAAATTCTCAGCTAATGCAAATCAGTGAAGGTCTGTTGAAGTCCATGGACCTAGGCCAGCTTACAGTCTGGCCCCGTGTGTTCTGAAATGTTGTTAAGATTATTGACATAGGGTTCATTTCCTAGAGGCAGGacag encodes:
- the LOC135891791 gene encoding keratin, type II cytoskeletal 5-like, translated to MYLQPCTPSTGGSRRSYSSCSAIGAGGGGGGRVRSSYSSYSSRGYGGGGRCAGFGSRSLHGLGGGPRISYGGGFGCRGGGFGGGYGGGAGGYGGGAGGFGGGPCGFGGGAGGFGGGAGGFGGGAGGFGGGVGFGGPGFGPGFGPGFGPGRPGQPGGIQPVHVDPSLLQPVNVEIDPHIQQVKTQEKEQIKVLNNQFAVFIDKVRFLEQQNKVLVTKWELLQQQGGTIIRKDLSPLFENFIQTLRRRLDGLQNQKGQLQSELENMQQYVEEYKRKYEDEINKRTAAENEFVVLKKDVDNAYMVKVELETRVQGLTDEINFLRFVFEEELSQLQTISRDLSVVVSMDNNRHLDLDGIIQEVRNQYEIIAQRSRAEAEAWYQSRYEELQSTAGRHGDNLRNTKTEIQELTRSIQRMRAEIESVKKQIANLQSAIAEAEEKGELALKDARTKLDELEHALQKDKGDLANLLKEYQDLLNVKLALDIEIAMYRKLLEGEESRIAGGGHVNVSVIGGGGSGGVIGGGFGGGSGGGICGGGFGGGSIGFGGGSGGFGGGSGGGICGGGFGGGGGFSGGSGVVVCGGGYGGRTVGGGGFSSGSGRGYGGGGSGICSSGGSSVVRRCTTSFSTKSGSGGY